From a region of the Kaistia sp. 32K genome:
- a CDS encoding RidA family protein, translated as MEIKRLEPDLRWCETATHDGVVHVAGQVGPPGTDIVTQTRGALAEIDRVLALSGTDKSRLLSVTIWLDDIADFAAMNSVWDAWVDPDNTPARATGQVPLADPAYKIEITAIAALP; from the coding sequence GTGGAGATCAAGAGACTGGAGCCGGATCTGCGCTGGTGCGAGACGGCGACCCATGACGGCGTCGTCCATGTGGCAGGACAGGTCGGCCCGCCGGGCACCGACATCGTCACCCAGACACGCGGCGCACTGGCGGAGATCGACCGCGTGCTGGCGCTCTCCGGCACCGACAAGTCGCGCCTGCTCTCGGTGACGATCTGGCTCGACGACATCGCCGATTTCGCCGCGATGAACAGCGTCTGGGACGCCTGGGTTGATCCCGACAACACGCCAGCGCGCGCCACCGGCCAGGTCCCCCTCGCCGATCCCGCCTACAAAATCGAGATCACCGCCATCGCCGCCCTGCCCTGA
- a CDS encoding substrate-binding domain-containing protein yields the protein MKLANRVKSVLAAAVGGAALMSGASLAQAAELPATFQTLPPEIQALYLGVEETIQPSAYDNFAAVAKPWKWCHSESYQGNPWRVSVTRELERLVGLYKEKGWVSEFEMSDSNGDTGQQIAQIRAFIDKKCSIITSFAGSSTALNEVIEAAFKAGIPFVTGAGAVTSPYAINVDSNYVKFGYDVAKGVIDGIGGKGNVLRIEGIAGSPLVAQQRAGADKAFAEAPEVKVVRDVNGNWSPNVTKTVTLQVLATTPQPIAGVWTSGSESRIVAEAFQQAGRPIPVVSGSISGDALGFWKDNQDTFRFTGGALMPSWTAQTLFRVGVRVLEGQQPKLNILMVPIPAVKPDELGKWHRDCMTKDAVSVFPVAPEDPMPETLMDAYFAKPAHTELFDYAKTPDPCAK from the coding sequence ATGAAACTGGCAAACAGAGTGAAGTCGGTTCTGGCGGCGGCCGTCGGCGGCGCCGCCCTGATGAGCGGCGCCAGCCTGGCCCAGGCGGCCGAGCTGCCCGCGACGTTCCAGACGCTGCCGCCGGAAATCCAGGCGCTTTATCTCGGCGTCGAGGAGACGATCCAGCCGTCGGCCTATGACAATTTCGCGGCCGTGGCGAAGCCGTGGAAGTGGTGCCATTCGGAATCCTACCAGGGCAATCCCTGGCGCGTTTCGGTGACGCGCGAGCTCGAGCGCCTGGTCGGCCTCTACAAGGAGAAGGGCTGGGTCTCCGAATTCGAGATGTCGGATTCGAACGGCGACACCGGCCAGCAGATCGCCCAGATCCGCGCCTTCATCGACAAGAAGTGCAGCATCATCACCTCCTTCGCCGGCTCGTCGACGGCGCTGAACGAGGTGATCGAGGCGGCGTTCAAGGCGGGCATTCCCTTCGTCACGGGTGCGGGCGCCGTCACCAGCCCCTACGCCATCAATGTCGATTCCAACTATGTGAAGTTCGGCTATGACGTCGCCAAGGGCGTCATCGACGGCATCGGCGGCAAGGGCAACGTGCTGCGCATCGAGGGCATCGCCGGCAGCCCGCTGGTCGCCCAGCAGCGCGCCGGCGCCGACAAGGCCTTCGCCGAGGCGCCCGAGGTCAAGGTCGTCCGCGACGTCAACGGCAACTGGTCGCCGAACGTCACCAAGACGGTGACGCTGCAGGTGCTCGCCACCACGCCGCAGCCGATCGCCGGCGTCTGGACCTCGGGTTCGGAGTCGCGCATCGTCGCCGAGGCGTTCCAGCAGGCCGGCCGCCCGATCCCGGTCGTCTCCGGCTCGATCTCGGGCGACGCGCTCGGCTTCTGGAAGGACAACCAGGACACGTTCCGCTTCACCGGCGGCGCGCTGATGCCGTCCTGGACCGCGCAGACGCTGTTCCGCGTCGGCGTCCGCGTGCTGGAAGGCCAGCAGCCGAAGCTCAACATCCTGATGGTCCCGATCCCGGCCGTGAAGCCGGACGAACTCGGCAAGTGGCATCGCGACTGCATGACCAAGGACGCCGTGTCGGTGTTCCCGGTCGCGCCGGAAGATCCGATGCCGGAGACGCTGATGGACGCGTATTTCGCCAAGCCCGCGCATACGGAGCTGTTCGACTACGCGAAGACGCCGGATCCCTGCGCCAAGTAG
- a CDS encoding ATP-binding cassette domain-containing protein, protein MLEIRDLSKRYGETIALDGAHVSFSPGTIHTILGENGSGKSTLVKLLSGIVSPDRGSITFDGRPIVGRDPADFRAAGFATVFQEVLIAPDRSVADNILLGYDGLFRRRVPRGERRALAASVLSEFAVTDVPLDEPAGEVPLAAQQLIVLARALTRKPRVLILDEVTAALDFADREAVFALMRRLAGEGCLILFITHRMDEVTGLSDRVTVLRSGQVVKTLEKGELVPDDLLALMAPETARELHHVG, encoded by the coding sequence ATGCTCGAGATCCGCGATCTCTCGAAGCGCTATGGCGAGACGATTGCGCTCGATGGCGCCCATGTTTCGTTCTCGCCCGGCACGATCCATACCATCCTCGGCGAGAACGGCTCGGGCAAGAGCACGCTGGTCAAGCTGCTCTCGGGCATCGTCTCGCCGGATCGCGGCTCGATCACCTTCGACGGCCGGCCGATCGTCGGCCGCGACCCCGCTGATTTCCGCGCCGCCGGCTTCGCCACCGTGTTTCAGGAAGTGCTGATCGCGCCGGATCGCAGCGTCGCCGACAACATCCTGCTCGGCTATGACGGCCTGTTCCGCCGCCGCGTCCCGCGCGGCGAGCGGCGGGCGCTCGCCGCGAGCGTCCTGTCCGAATTCGCCGTTACCGACGTGCCGCTCGACGAGCCGGCCGGCGAGGTGCCGCTGGCGGCGCAGCAGCTGATCGTTCTGGCCCGCGCGCTGACGCGGAAGCCCCGCGTGCTGATCCTCGACGAGGTGACGGCGGCGCTTGATTTCGCCGACCGCGAGGCGGTGTTCGCGCTGATGCGGCGGCTGGCGGGCGAGGGTTGCCTGATCCTCTTCATCACCCACCGCATGGACGAGGTCACCGGCCTGTCCGACCGGGTGACGGTGCTGCGCAGCGGCCAGGTCGTGAAGACGCTGGAGAAGGGCGAGCTCGTGCCGGACGACCTGCTCGCCCTGATGGCGCCGGAGACGGCGCGGGAGCTGCACCATGTCGGATAG
- a CDS encoding ATP-binding cassette domain-containing protein, translating into MSDSPITLSAQGLSLKPGAVPFDQHIRRGEIVGLAGLDGHGQDAFMETLAGLRAPVTGRVTAPLARGGGRAITSFRRAVQSGIAYLPRDRRATGIFPSMSILDNFAIATVGRDRRFGLISPAERRKRYDYYRERLSIVAPEPGRHLITTLSGGNQQKVLLARALAHKPDVLLLNDPTRGVDIATRRVLYSVFRELANEGMALVVLSTEIEEALVLCDRILVFREQELAAPLEGAARSSERIIATMFGRAA; encoded by the coding sequence ATGTCGGATAGCCCGATCACCCTTTCCGCGCAGGGGCTGTCGCTGAAGCCGGGCGCGGTTCCGTTCGACCAGCATATCCGCCGCGGTGAGATCGTCGGCCTCGCCGGGCTCGACGGTCATGGCCAGGACGCGTTCATGGAAACGCTGGCGGGTCTGCGCGCGCCGGTCACCGGCCGCGTGACGGCGCCGCTCGCTAGGGGTGGCGGGCGGGCGATCACCAGCTTCCGCCGCGCGGTCCAGAGCGGCATCGCCTATCTGCCGCGCGATCGTCGCGCCACCGGCATCTTCCCGTCCATGTCGATCCTCGACAATTTCGCCATCGCCACCGTCGGCCGCGACCGCCGGTTCGGCCTGATCAGCCCGGCCGAGCGGCGCAAGCGCTACGATTATTATCGCGAGCGCCTGTCGATCGTCGCACCCGAGCCCGGCCGCCACCTGATCACGACGCTGTCGGGCGGCAACCAGCAGAAGGTGCTGCTCGCGCGCGCGCTGGCACACAAGCCGGACGTGCTGCTGCTCAACGATCCGACCCGCGGCGTCGACATCGCCACCCGCCGCGTCCTCTATTCGGTGTTCCGCGAGCTGGCCAACGAAGGCATGGCGCTGGTCGTGCTCTCGACCGAGATCGAGGAGGCGCTGGTGCTCTGCGACCGCATCCTCGTCTTCCGCGAGCAGGAACTCGCCGCGCCGCTCGAAGGCGCCGCGCGCTCGTCCGAGCGCATCATCGCAACCATGTTCGGACGGGCGGCATGA
- a CDS encoding ABC transporter permease encodes MTVLATSSSAAAGRMPALKAIWRQTGFAPILFIILLAINIFINPARFAPSAWGTLIGLAAPLIGAAIASAPAILGGRGGIDISVGPIMGFVNAIVVLVLIQKLGLTSPWIVVGAAVAIGGLVGVLNGFLATILRIQPIVATLGTYLLLVGTTLTILPAPTGTVPIWLKSLGGPLSILPLGAVFLIWFLIRRLPYYDHLMAVGSDDRAAYTAGIPVTLVRFLSYVITGVFAGVAGLMMTALIGSADPSIGPTYTLIAISAVALGGVSLAGGRGGLIGAAIGAIDIFLLQSALTYFNFSTFVLQIAYGSILVIAIVLTALQDRWLGRSRGGR; translated from the coding sequence ATGACTGTTCTCGCAACCTCCTCCTCCGCCGCCGCCGGCCGCATGCCGGCGCTGAAGGCGATCTGGCGGCAGACCGGCTTCGCGCCGATCCTGTTCATCATCCTGCTCGCCATCAACATCTTCATCAATCCGGCCCGTTTCGCGCCCTCCGCCTGGGGCACGCTGATCGGCCTCGCCGCGCCGCTGATCGGCGCCGCGATCGCCTCGGCGCCGGCCATCCTCGGCGGGCGCGGCGGCATCGACATCTCGGTCGGCCCGATCATGGGCTTCGTCAACGCCATCGTCGTGCTGGTGCTGATCCAGAAGCTCGGCCTGACCTCGCCCTGGATCGTCGTCGGCGCGGCGGTCGCGATCGGCGGCCTCGTTGGCGTGCTGAACGGCTTCCTGGCGACGATCCTGCGCATCCAGCCGATCGTCGCGACGCTCGGCACCTATCTGCTCCTCGTCGGGACGACGCTCACCATCCTGCCGGCGCCGACCGGCACCGTGCCGATATGGCTCAAATCGCTCGGCGGGCCGCTGTCGATCCTGCCGCTCGGCGCGGTATTCCTGATCTGGTTTCTGATCCGCCGGCTGCCTTACTACGATCATCTGATGGCCGTCGGCAGCGACGACCGCGCCGCCTATACGGCCGGCATCCCGGTCACGCTGGTGCGCTTTCTCTCCTATGTCATCACCGGCGTCTTCGCCGGCGTGGCGGGGCTGATGATGACGGCGCTGATCGGCTCGGCCGATCCGTCGATCGGCCCGACCTACACGCTGATCGCGATCTCCGCCGTGGCGCTCGGCGGCGTCAGTCTCGCCGGCGGTCGTGGCGGGCTGATTGGTGCTGCCATCGGCGCGATCGACATCTTCCTGCTGCAGAGCGCGCTGACCTACTTCAACTTCTCGACCTTCGTGCTGCAGATCGCGTACGGCTCCATCCTCGTCATCGCCATCGTGCTGACGGCGCTGCAGGACCGCTGGCTCGGTCGTTCCAGGGGAGGCCGCTGA
- a CDS encoding ABC transporter permease, whose translation MPRFSRDQARVLGALIVAVVLHLAGTALIQGYSSEFSMRAMLVLASLLAIASIGQTLVVIIGGIDLSIPFVIGFANVVTAHLYGGGMDFALVCGIVVGLAFLIGGLNGLISSSLGLHPLIVTLGIGTIVQGSVLLWTGGFPSGSAPASVTEFVSIGGSVGFLPVPWLVPCFVALAAIVTVALARTPYGRRLFALGSNPRAAPLALIHPVAMWTVTFGLSAVFAAVTGILLLGFTGSAYGEVGQPYLFQTIAAVVIGGTALVGGRGSYLGTVAGALVLTEINTLLIGLGLQPSLVQAVLGVVIVVLVSFYGRDPHVRTTI comes from the coding sequence ATGCCCCGCTTCAGCCGTGACCAGGCGCGCGTCCTTGGCGCCCTCATCGTCGCCGTCGTCCTGCATCTCGCCGGAACGGCGCTGATCCAGGGTTATTCCAGCGAGTTCTCGATGCGGGCGATGTTGGTGCTGGCCTCGCTGCTCGCCATCGCCTCGATCGGCCAGACGCTGGTGGTGATCATTGGCGGCATCGACCTGTCGATCCCCTTCGTCATCGGCTTCGCCAATGTCGTCACCGCCCATCTCTATGGCGGCGGCATGGACTTTGCCCTCGTCTGTGGGATCGTCGTCGGCCTCGCCTTTCTGATCGGCGGGCTGAACGGGCTGATCTCGTCCAGCCTCGGCCTGCATCCGCTCATCGTGACGCTCGGCATCGGCACCATCGTGCAGGGCTCGGTGCTTTTGTGGACCGGCGGCTTCCCGTCCGGATCGGCGCCGGCCTCGGTCACCGAGTTCGTCTCGATCGGCGGCTCCGTCGGCTTCCTGCCGGTGCCGTGGCTGGTGCCGTGCTTCGTCGCGCTCGCGGCAATCGTCACCGTGGCGCTCGCCCGCACGCCCTATGGCCGCCGCCTGTTCGCGCTCGGCAGCAATCCGCGCGCCGCCCCGCTGGCGCTGATCCATCCGGTGGCGATGTGGACGGTGACGTTCGGCCTCAGTGCGGTATTCGCCGCCGTCACCGGCATCCTGCTGCTCGGCTTCACCGGCTCCGCCTATGGCGAGGTCGGCCAGCCCTATTTGTTCCAGACCATCGCCGCCGTCGTCATCGGCGGCACGGCGCTGGTCGGCGGGCGCGGCTCCTATCTCGGCACCGTCGCCGGCGCGCTGGTGCTGACCGAGATCAACACGCTGCTGATCGGCCTCGGCCTGCAGCCGTCGCTGGTGCAGGCGGTGCTCGGCGTCGTCATCGTCGTGCTGGTGTCGTTCTACGGCCGCGACCCGCATGTGCGGACGACGATCTGA
- a CDS encoding amidohydrolase: protein MSGDLYSGPIIDAHHHFWDLGLGKHGWLAGGTPGDELAPIRRNVLPADYEALARPENIVASVHIEANWDPADPPGESDWLDSLPRSDGIASRYVAHAALADVNAPEILARHAENPRVVGIREILSWHPDPAKRRMPDNDRMDDPRWRANMARFRELGFSFDLLISPHQHETARRLADAFPDIRFLVNHCGSPMDRDAEGMRRWREGLALMAGAENVAIKISDPVAYDPDWTPASLTEVIDACIDAFGADRSIFASDHPVAGLHIGLSEWIAIFKQAVRGFSADEQAKLFAGNARDWYRLA, encoded by the coding sequence ATGTCCGGCGATCTCTATAGCGGGCCGATCATCGACGCCCATCATCACTTCTGGGACCTCGGGCTCGGCAAGCATGGCTGGCTTGCTGGCGGCACGCCGGGGGACGAATTGGCGCCGATCCGCCGCAACGTCCTGCCGGCCGACTACGAGGCGCTGGCGCGACCGGAGAACATCGTCGCCAGCGTCCATATCGAGGCGAACTGGGATCCGGCCGACCCGCCGGGCGAGAGTGACTGGCTCGACAGCCTGCCACGCAGCGACGGCATCGCGTCGCGCTACGTCGCCCATGCGGCGCTGGCCGATGTCAACGCGCCCGAGATCCTGGCACGCCACGCGGAAAATCCGCGCGTCGTCGGCATCCGCGAGATCCTGAGCTGGCATCCCGATCCCGCCAAGCGCCGCATGCCGGACAATGACCGCATGGACGACCCGCGCTGGCGCGCCAATATGGCCCGCTTCCGCGAACTCGGCTTCAGCTTTGATCTCTTGATCTCGCCGCACCAGCACGAGACCGCGCGCCGCCTCGCCGACGCCTTCCCCGATATCCGCTTCCTCGTCAATCACTGCGGCAGCCCGATGGATCGCGACGCCGAGGGCATGCGGCGCTGGCGCGAGGGTCTCGCCTTGATGGCTGGCGCGGAAAATGTCGCGATCAAGATCTCCGATCCGGTCGCCTATGACCCGGACTGGACGCCGGCGAGCCTGACCGAGGTGATCGACGCCTGCATCGACGCCTTCGGCGCCGACCGCTCGATCTTCGCCAGCGATCACCCGGTGGCCGGTCTACATATCGGCCTCTCGGAATGGATCGCCATCTTCAAGCAGGCGGTGCGCGGCTTCTCGGCCGACGAGCAGGCGAAGCTGTTCGCCGGCAATGCGCGGGACTGGTATCGGCTGGCCTGA
- a CDS encoding polysaccharide deacetylase family protein codes for MPIPSLRAGWLAVAATLLLAQGALAKPQDIELKLRIAAPPPGARVVALTFDACSGTIDRRILDTLVQNQIPATLFVTHRWLKRNQETTAVLLAHPELFQIENHGDQHVPAITDVPQLYGLKTAGSLEEVRKEVDGGASAVLKATGKPPRWYRGATAVYSQDALDAIRAEGYSIAGFSLNADMGASLPAATVAKRIAAARSGDVIIAHINQPGHPAGKGVVEGIQRLIDKGTVFVKLDDVQTEASR; via the coding sequence ATGCCGATCCCCTCCCTTCGCGCCGGCTGGCTGGCCGTCGCCGCCACGCTCCTGCTGGCCCAGGGCGCCCTCGCCAAGCCGCAGGACATCGAACTGAAGCTTCGGATCGCCGCGCCGCCGCCCGGCGCCCGCGTCGTCGCGCTCACTTTCGATGCCTGTTCCGGCACGATCGACCGGCGCATCCTCGACACGCTGGTGCAGAATCAGATTCCGGCGACGCTCTTCGTCACGCATCGCTGGCTGAAGCGGAACCAGGAGACCACGGCCGTGCTCCTGGCGCATCCGGAGCTGTTCCAGATCGAGAACCATGGCGACCAGCACGTTCCGGCCATCACCGATGTTCCGCAGCTCTACGGCCTGAAGACGGCGGGATCGCTGGAAGAAGTACGCAAGGAAGTCGATGGCGGCGCCTCGGCCGTCCTCAAGGCGACCGGCAAGCCGCCGCGCTGGTATCGCGGCGCCACCGCCGTCTACAGCCAGGACGCGCTGGATGCGATCCGGGCCGAGGGCTATTCGATCGCCGGCTTCTCGCTGAACGCCGACATGGGCGCGTCGCTGCCGGCCGCGACGGTGGCGAAGCGGATCGCCGCCGCCCGCTCGGGCGATGTCATCATCGCCCACATCAACCAGCCGGGACATCCGGCCGGCAAGGGCGTCGTCGAGGGCATCCAGCGGCTGATCGACAAGGGCACCGTCTTCGTCAAGCTCGACGACGTGCAGACCGAAGCGAGCCGCTGA
- a CDS encoding response regulator: MNELAPLILLVEDEATLRLAAADLLEDLGFRVETAGSAQEATARVDRRGGDYQVVIIDLDLPDRSGAELAKEIRDNRADVPIVIASGYDEASLDHALADDARVGFLGKPYGVKGVMQVLAELGILVDRSLLP, translated from the coding sequence ATGAACGAGCTCGCCCCCCTGATCCTGCTGGTGGAGGACGAGGCGACTTTGCGCCTCGCCGCGGCCGACCTTCTGGAAGATCTCGGCTTTCGCGTCGAGACGGCCGGATCCGCGCAGGAGGCGACGGCGCGGGTCGATCGGCGCGGTGGCGACTACCAGGTCGTCATCATCGATCTCGACCTGCCGGACCGCTCGGGCGCCGAGCTCGCCAAGGAAATCCGCGACAATCGCGCCGATGTTCCGATCGTGATCGCGAGCGGCTATGACGAGGCGAGCCTCGATCATGCCCTCGCCGACGACGCGCGCGTCGGCTTCCTCGGCAAGCCCTATGGGGTGAAGGGCGTGATGCAGGTCCTGGCCGAACTCGGCATCCTCGTCGACCGATCTTTGCTACCCTGA
- a CDS encoding MgtC/SapB family protein has product MELYLEATLRLGAAAICGLLIGIDRDTREKPAGMRTLALVSLGAAVATLTAIHIPGFVMGSDAMSRVLQGVIQGVLAGIGFIGAGTILHLGQHGGHVQGLTTAATVWVAAALGITCGLGTWPIVLVALVLVLLILIVARYFERWLISHLVPEGRSRDGSEKEEREKG; this is encoded by the coding sequence ATGGAACTCTACCTGGAGGCCACGCTGCGGCTCGGCGCCGCGGCTATCTGCGGGCTGCTGATCGGCATCGACCGGGACACGCGCGAAAAGCCGGCCGGCATGCGCACGCTGGCGCTGGTGTCGCTCGGCGCCGCGGTGGCGACGCTGACGGCGATCCATATTCCCGGCTTCGTCATGGGATCGGACGCCATGAGCCGCGTCCTGCAGGGCGTGATCCAGGGCGTGCTCGCCGGCATCGGCTTCATCGGCGCTGGCACGATCCTGCATCTCGGCCAGCATGGCGGGCACGTCCAGGGTCTGACAACGGCGGCGACCGTCTGGGTCGCGGCCGCGCTCGGCATAACCTGCGGCCTCGGCACCTGGCCGATCGTCCTGGTCGCGCTCGTGCTGGTCCTCCTGATCCTGATCGTCGCCCGTTATTTCGAGCGCTGGCTGATCAGCCACCTCGTGCCCGAGGGCAGATCGCGCGACGGATCGGAGAAGGAAGAGCGGGAGAAGGGCTGA
- a CDS encoding DUF1345 domain-containing protein, with amino-acid sequence MIAAGDVFFIVYLFFQLRLAARANLDKLRLRARSEDEGIVLIMCLTVGAIAFSFYSIFSILNGADTTAPHLATAIISIPLGWAVFNTLFAFHYARLYYAPAGTDSNADGKEDDVGGLVFPDTPEPSIWDFFYFSFCLGATFQTSDVNVRTTDFRMVMMFHSIASFIFNTTLLALAINLGASVLT; translated from the coding sequence ATGATCGCCGCCGGCGACGTGTTCTTCATCGTCTATCTGTTCTTCCAGCTGCGGCTCGCGGCGAGGGCCAATCTCGACAAGCTGCGGCTCAGGGCGCGGAGCGAGGACGAAGGCATCGTCCTGATCATGTGCCTGACGGTCGGCGCCATCGCCTTCTCGTTCTATTCGATCTTCTCGATCCTGAACGGCGCCGACACGACGGCGCCCCATCTCGCCACGGCTATCATCAGCATTCCGCTCGGCTGGGCCGTCTTCAACACGCTGTTCGCGTTCCACTATGCCCGCCTCTACTACGCGCCGGCCGGCACCGACAGCAACGCAGACGGCAAGGAGGACGATGTCGGCGGCCTCGTCTTCCCGGATACGCCGGAGCCGTCGATCTGGGATTTCTTCTATTTTTCCTTCTGCCTCGGCGCGACCTTCCAGACCTCGGACGTCAACGTCCGGACCACGGATTTCCGCATGGTCATGATGTTCCATTCGATCGCGTCGTTCATCTTCAACACGACGCTGCTGGCGCTCGCCATCAACCTCGGGGCGAGTGTGCTGACCTGA
- the pbpC gene encoding penicillin-binding protein 1C, whose amino-acid sequence MSAEREAGAGQKPSPLSEGEVGPEGRVRGSDLSGEGATPHPPASPSIPDQVRDRLSPSGRGEGKKWPRRLAIAAVALGLTGFFSYAGLSGAVSQIEKSLPPVPDPAKVPTSQIVVDRGDALLRPYTIAEGRWRLPVGLADVDPMFITMLKGYEDRRFNEHHGVDWRAFARAAAQIVRNGHVVSGGSTLTMQVARLVQGGSTRQAESKLKQIVHARALEDRLDKNQILSLYLTLAPYGGNLEGIRAATLAYFGKEPRRLTIAEAALLVALPQSPEARRPDRDPKAAKAARDRVLDRLVTAGVLDEETAAAAKTERVPSARKPFPMLAAHLGDQARRRHPTEPVIRLTVDGRLQAKLEALASARAAKAGPKASVAILVADHVSGDILASVGSASFMDDARNGFVDMTEAIRSPGSTLKPLIYGLAFEQGLAHPQSLIEDKPSAFAGYAPVNFDGFYRGTVTIHDALTQSLNVPAVQVLDAVGPARLIARMKRAAASPRLPDMSAAGLAVGLGGVGLSLRDLVSLYGAIARGGRPVTLHTEPAPRTPAAEPAPVLEPLAAWYVGNILADVPPPTIGARGRIAYKTGTSYGYRDAWSIGFDGRTVIGVWAGRADGAPVSGLSGIGTAAPILFEAFDKMGGDRVPLAPAPRGALIAANGDLPAPLKRFRGSDILANKAPDTPQIAFPPDGVQVDLGIRAGDPMPLMIKIRNGQPPFTWFANGVPIARTPFSRAESWAPDGPGFVTLSVVDSAGRSDRVTVFVE is encoded by the coding sequence ATGAGCGCTGAACGTGAGGCTGGCGCAGGACAGAAGCCTTCACCTCTCTCAGAGGGAGAGGTCGGCCCGGAGGGCCGGGTGAGGGGTTCAGACCTATCCGGTGAGGGCGCAACCCCTCACCCGCCGGCTTCGCCGTCGATCCCGGATCAAGTCCGGGACAGGCTCTCTCCCTCTGGGAGAGGTGAAGGGAAAAAATGGCCGCGGCGCCTTGCCATCGCGGCGGTCGCGCTCGGGCTCACCGGCTTCTTCTCCTATGCCGGGCTCTCCGGTGCGGTCAGCCAGATCGAGAAGAGCCTGCCTCCCGTCCCGGATCCGGCCAAGGTCCCAACCTCGCAGATCGTCGTCGATCGCGGCGACGCGCTGCTGCGGCCCTACACCATCGCCGAGGGGCGCTGGCGGCTGCCGGTCGGGCTCGCCGACGTCGACCCGATGTTCATCACCATGCTGAAAGGCTACGAGGACCGGCGCTTCAACGAGCATCACGGCGTCGACTGGCGAGCATTCGCCCGCGCCGCCGCCCAGATCGTTCGCAACGGCCATGTCGTCTCCGGCGGCTCGACGCTGACCATGCAGGTGGCGCGCCTCGTCCAGGGCGGCTCGACCCGGCAGGCCGAGAGCAAGCTCAAGCAGATCGTGCACGCGCGAGCGCTGGAGGACAGGCTCGACAAGAACCAGATCCTGTCGCTCTACCTGACGCTCGCGCCCTATGGCGGCAATCTGGAGGGCATCCGCGCCGCCACCCTCGCCTATTTCGGCAAGGAACCGCGCCGGCTGACCATCGCCGAGGCCGCGCTTCTCGTCGCCCTGCCGCAATCGCCCGAGGCGCGGCGGCCCGACCGCGACCCGAAGGCCGCCAAGGCGGCGCGCGACCGCGTGCTCGACCGGCTGGTAACGGCCGGCGTGCTCGACGAGGAGACGGCCGCTGCCGCCAAGACCGAGCGCGTGCCTTCGGCGCGAAAACCCTTCCCGATGCTGGCCGCCCATCTTGGCGATCAGGCGCGCAGGCGTCATCCGACCGAGCCCGTCATCCGCCTGACCGTCGACGGCCGTCTGCAGGCGAAGCTCGAGGCGCTGGCAAGCGCCCGCGCCGCCAAGGCCGGCCCGAAGGCCTCGGTCGCCATTCTCGTCGCCGACCATGTCAGCGGCGACATCCTCGCCTCGGTCGGCTCCGCCAGCTTCATGGACGATGCGAGGAACGGCTTCGTCGACATGACCGAGGCGATTCGCTCGCCCGGCTCGACGCTGAAGCCGCTGATCTACGGCCTCGCCTTCGAGCAGGGCCTCGCCCATCCGCAGAGCCTGATCGAAGACAAGCCCTCGGCCTTCGCCGGCTATGCGCCGGTCAATTTCGACGGGTTTTATCGCGGCACCGTGACCATCCACGACGCGCTGACGCAATCGCTCAACGTGCCGGCTGTACAGGTGCTCGACGCGGTCGGGCCGGCGCGGCTGATCGCGCGGATGAAGCGCGCGGCGGCGAGCCCGCGCCTGCCGGACATGTCGGCCGCCGGCCTCGCGGTCGGCCTCGGCGGCGTCGGCCTGTCGCTCCGCGACCTCGTCTCGCTCTATGGCGCGATCGCGCGCGGCGGCCGGCCGGTGACGCTGCATACCGAGCCCGCGCCGCGCACGCCGGCGGCGGAGCCCGCGCCGGTGCTGGAGCCGCTCGCCGCCTGGTATGTCGGGAACATCCTCGCCGACGTGCCGCCGCCGACCATCGGCGCGCGCGGCCGCATCGCCTACAAGACCGGCACCTCCTACGGCTATCGCGACGCCTGGTCGATTGGCTTCGACGGCCGCACGGTGATCGGCGTCTGGGCCGGCCGGGCCGATGGCGCGCCGGTCTCCGGCCTTTCCGGCATCGGCACCGCGGCGCCGATCCTGTTCGAGGCGTTCGACAAGATGGGCGGCGACCGCGTTCCGCTCGCCCCCGCCCCGCGCGGCGCGCTGATCGCGGCGAATGGCGACCTGCCGGCGCCGCTGAAGCGCTTTCGCGGCAGCGACATCCTCGCCAACAAGGCGCCGGACACGCCGCAGATCGCGTTCCCGCCGGATGGCGTGCAGGTCGATCTCGGCATCCGAGCCGGCGATCCGATGCCGCTGATGATCAAGATCCGCAACGGCCAGCCGCCCTTCACCTGGTTCGCCAACGGCGTGCCGATCGCCCGCACCCCGTTCTCCCGCGCGGAAAGCTGGGCGCCGGACGGACCCGGATTTGTTACGCTATCGGTGGTAGATTCGGCCGGACGGTCGGATCGCGTGACCGTGTTCGTCGAGTAA